A DNA window from Hydractinia symbiolongicarpus strain clone_291-10 chromosome 6, HSymV2.1, whole genome shotgun sequence contains the following coding sequences:
- the LOC130648152 gene encoding histamine H2 receptor-like — translation MELWAVSLVSYVVPFVLHSFGMILLLTKSSNVSRSQTILMINLSLSEICLSATSAAYIVVYYYYGNQNIMYQHAVICSMAFCLPYYAVMYILTLDRLAEVYLNIRYPLYWSARKTKYCMIIVWLITLCLQFSLFVYIRVEQVNGFEKLEDFSHFYGFPFVDMVFVIIAFATYIYIMRKIRRNRKVMARMSVSIERNTDRNTDGFSSNGQKLRQHPKPANLHLLLPFLLVTTFVLFIVIPDFIFLLMYKGFLANTFLLDIIMNIILSIGYSSDACIYVLLSTLFKNLLRSWFRRWFKM, via the coding sequence ATGGAATTGTGGGCAGTCTCATTGGTATCCTATGTCGTACCATTTGTATTACACAGTTTTGGTATGATActacttttaacaaaaagttccAACGTTAGCAGAAGTCAAACTATATTAATGATAAATCTGAGTTTATCTGAAATTTGCTTATCCGCAACAAGTGCAGCTTATATCGTTGTGTACTATTATTACGGCAATCAAAACATCATGTATCAACATGCTGTAATCTGCTCAATGGCTTTCTGTTTACCTTATTATGCCGTTATGTACATTCTCACGTTAGACCGACTGGCAGAAGTGTACTTGAACATCCGTTATCCTTTATATTGGTCAGCAAGAAAAACCAAATATTGCATGATCATAGTATGGTTGATTACTTTGTGCTTGCAGTTCTCATTATTTGTTTATATTCGTGTCGAACAAGTAAATGGTTTTGAAAAGCTTGAAGATTTTTCCCACTTTTATGGCTTTCCATTCGTCGATATGGTTTTCGTTATAATTGCTTTTGCGACATACATATACATTATGAGAAAGATTCGACGCAATAGAAAGGTAATGGCTCGAATGTCGGTTTCGATAGAAAGAAATACAGATCGTAATACGGATGGATTTAGTTCAAATGGTCAAAAATTGCGACAGCACCCCAAGCCAGCTAATCTACATTTGTTGTTACCATTCCTATTAGTGACAACTTTCGTGCTGTTCATTGTCATaccagattttatttttttgttgatgtaCAAAGGTTTTTTAGCAAACACTTTTCTTTTAGATATAATAATGAACATAATTCTTTCTATTGGTTATTCTTCTGATGCCTGCATTTATGTTTTGTTGTCGACTTTGTTCAAAAACCTTCTTCGGAGTTGGTTCAGAAGATGGTTTAAAATGTAA
- the LOC130648153 gene encoding zinc metalloproteinase nas-14-like — translation MKWKLLAENFLSFLFRSISFPRKIFLKGKRPLVYVLAKLCWSYIGYTKFTQDLSLQAPSCVHKGINVHDLLHALGIFHEQSRADRDKYVTFATSFLTANYMIQYFELNYSLYLGLEHNFDKQPTDSLGVKYDPKSVMHYSSWAFSNGNGPTILWKKSLSLFFGSNDLSELDIIQLNKLYYCNNIPIPTPTTTTTIIPTTTTTTTRPTTTTTTTRPTTTTTKTKPATTTKTTTTPTTFTTATPRPATTTTTTRPTKTAKTTTTARPTTTTTTTTTKPKTTTTTTRSKTTTTTTRPTTTAATTNRPTTTSRTTKTTSELSQGGKDFIIAILSENYRVKKKCPRTCCERGELYKKPQ, via the exons ATGAAGTGGAAATTACTGGccgaaaattttctttcttttctgttCCGTTCCATTTCCTTTCCGcggaaaattttcttgaagGGAAAACGGCCTTTAGTCTACGtccttgcaaaatt aTGCTGGTCCTACATTGGATACACAAAATTTACTCAAGATTTATCACTTCAAGCACCTAGTTGTGTGCACAAAGGAATTAACGTGCATGATCTTCTTCATGCACTTGGTATATTTCATGAACAATCCAGAGCTGATCGAGATAAATAC GTTACATTTGCGACTTCATTTCTAACAGCCAATTACATGATTCAGTACTTTGAACTCAACTATTCGTTATACTTAGGTTTGGAACATAACTTCGATAAACAACCAACAGACAGTCTTGGGGTTAAATACGATCCAAAATCCGTAATGCACTACTCAAG TTGGGCATTTTCGAACGGCAATGGGCCCACTATTCTATGGAAGAAAAGTTTATCGCTATTTTTTGGAAGTAATGATTTATCCGAGTTGGACATAATACAGTTAAACAAACTATACTATTGTAATAATATTCCCATaccaacaccaacaactacaACGACCATCATACCAACAACTACTACAACGACCACCAgaccaacaacaactacaacGACAACCAgaccaacaacaactacaacGAAAACCAAACCAGCAACAACTACTAAAACGACCACCACACCAACAACATTTACTACAGCAACACCCAgaccagcaacaacaacaacgaccacCAGACCAACAAAAACAGCTAAAACGACAACGACAGCcagaccaacaacaacaacaactacaacgACAACCAAACCAAAAACAACTACAACTACCACCAGATCAAAAACAACTACAACGACCACCAGACCAACAACAACTGCAGCAACAACAAACAGACCAACAACAACAAGTAGAACAACAAAGACCACATCAGAACTTTCTCAAGGAGGTAAGGATTTCATCATTGCAATTTTAAGCGAAAA TTATAGAGTCAAGAAGAAATGCCCTCGAACATGTTGTGAGCGAGGTGAATTATACAAAAAACCTCAATAA